In bacterium, one genomic interval encodes:
- a CDS encoding ABC transporter permease subunit — translation MRLRMKKIKLRNFYDALATRAITSGGITLIVIILGIMGFILYQTLPLWYTAEVRLLHKVDSNALTATKSKIIYIGEEEQKEILYLITDDGFIHFFSLKDQKPLKTVLLQNIIGQRITSAASSFASHRIALGTDRGRVEQIEIKFNSVFDSDGRSIVPELIEMESHQLDSLQRPIVKLIYQRTENLPTFIGMVSIERQELIIANVRETENAAYTKKTKTGYSDPALQLYYLKNFAEIISSLAYNPIQDHLLMGFQDGQIQRWNLEDNPYLIESIRATDGEKVAVSAMEYLIGDISLIVGDEKGHVNGWMEVKNADGTASLKKIRTYRTHERNITSITASWRNKSFAVTDASGMARLYHSTSEQLLVDIPVSSAPLTYATYSPKGDGVLFVTEDGSVYDYSIDNPHPETTLKTLFGKVWYESYPKPAYTWQSTGGTDDFEPKLSLIPLIFGTLKATLYAMVFAIPLAILGAIYTSQFAHPKIRNIIKPTVEIMAALPSVVIGFIAGLWLAPLMKDVLVEFIIMLLLLPVLIVLFVYFFDKLPRKITNPFKHGYEVFLMIPIVIVSVVICYYIGSVVTESIFGGDVQHWLYTVLNIKYDQRNSIVIGVAMAFAVMPIIFTITEDSLAGVPVHLTSASLALGASRWQTAIKVILPAASPGIFSAVMIGFGRAVGETMIVLMATGNTPIMDWSIFNGMRTLSANIAVEIPEAPHAGTLYRTLFLSGLLLFIMTFFVNTIAELVRQRLRKKYASL, via the coding sequence ATGCGGTTACGGATGAAAAAAATCAAACTTAGAAATTTCTATGATGCGCTTGCAACGCGGGCCATTACCTCCGGAGGGATAACGCTCATTGTTATTATTTTGGGCATCATGGGTTTCATCCTGTATCAGACATTGCCTCTGTGGTATACGGCGGAAGTGCGGCTTTTACATAAAGTGGACTCAAACGCATTGACGGCAACGAAATCGAAGATTATCTATATCGGTGAAGAAGAACAAAAGGAGATATTGTATCTCATCACCGATGATGGTTTTATTCACTTTTTTTCACTCAAAGATCAGAAGCCCTTAAAAACTGTTTTACTACAGAATATAATCGGCCAAAGAATCACTTCAGCGGCGTCCTCATTTGCTTCGCATCGCATCGCCTTGGGAACAGACCGGGGCCGTGTTGAACAGATTGAAATTAAGTTCAACAGCGTGTTCGATTCCGACGGACGCTCGATCGTTCCGGAACTCATCGAAATGGAATCTCATCAATTGGATTCGTTACAACGCCCTATTGTAAAACTGATATACCAAAGAACGGAAAACCTTCCAACGTTTATCGGTATGGTCTCGATAGAGCGGCAGGAATTGATCATCGCAAATGTTCGGGAAACAGAAAATGCCGCGTATACCAAAAAAACTAAAACCGGGTATTCCGATCCGGCGCTTCAGCTATATTATTTGAAAAATTTCGCAGAAATCATTTCTTCGTTAGCCTATAATCCGATACAAGATCATTTGTTGATGGGTTTTCAGGATGGTCAGATTCAACGCTGGAACCTGGAGGATAATCCGTATCTCATTGAGAGTATCCGTGCAACGGACGGCGAAAAAGTTGCCGTAAGCGCGATGGAATATCTGATCGGCGATATTTCATTGATCGTAGGAGACGAAAAAGGACATGTCAACGGCTGGATGGAAGTTAAAAATGCAGATGGAACCGCGTCGTTGAAGAAAATAAGAACTTATCGTACTCATGAAAGAAATATTACTTCTATTACGGCCTCATGGAGAAATAAATCCTTTGCAGTAACAGACGCTTCCGGTATGGCACGCTTATATCATTCAACGAGTGAGCAGCTTCTCGTGGATATTCCTGTTAGTTCGGCTCCGTTGACCTATGCAACGTACTCACCAAAAGGGGACGGAGTCTTGTTTGTTACAGAAGACGGTTCAGTCTACGACTATAGCATAGACAATCCGCATCCGGAGACCACGCTGAAAACGTTGTTTGGCAAAGTTTGGTATGAAAGTTATCCGAAGCCGGCATACACCTGGCAGTCCACGGGCGGAACCGACGATTTTGAGCCGAAGCTGAGCCTGATCCCGCTGATATTCGGCACACTGAAAGCTACATTGTATGCGATGGTTTTTGCGATTCCGCTGGCAATTCTTGGCGCGATCTATACTTCGCAGTTTGCTCATCCGAAAATACGGAACATAATAAAACCCACGGTTGAAATCATGGCGGCATTGCCGAGCGTGGTGATCGGATTTATCGCCGGTTTGTGGCTAGCGCCTTTAATGAAAGACGTATTGGTCGAGTTCATCATTATGCTTTTGCTGTTGCCGGTTTTGATTGTTTTGTTTGTCTATTTTTTTGATAAACTGCCCCGAAAAATTACCAATCCGTTTAAGCACGGATACGAAGTTTTTCTAATGATTCCGATCGTAATTGTTTCCGTTGTCATTTGCTACTATATAGGAAGTGTGGTAACTGAATCGATATTCGGAGGAGATGTTCAGCATTGGCTTTATACCGTCTTAAATATAAAATACGACCAGCGTAATTCTATCGTGATCGGAGTGGCGATGGCATTTGCAGTCATGCCGATCATTTTTACTATTACGGAAGACTCTCTGGCCGGCGTGCCCGTTCATCTTACGTCGGCATCGCTTGCATTGGGTGCGAGTCGATGGCAGACCGCAATCAAAGTTATTTTACCCGCGGCAAGTCCTGGAATTTTTTCCGCAGTGATGATTGGTTTTGGCCGCGCCGTGGGTGAAACAATGATTGTATTGATGGCAACCGGAAATACGCCGATCATGGACTGGAGTATTTTTAACGGTATGAGAACGTTGTCTGCCAATATTGCGGTTGAAATTCCCGAAGCGCCGCACGCCGGAACTCTTTACCGAACGCTGTTCTTGTCTGGACTACTCTTGTTTATTATGACCTTTTTTGTAAATACCATCGCGGAGTTAGTCAGGCAAAGACTAAGAAAAAAATATGCGTCCCTTTAA
- the pstA gene encoding phosphate ABC transporter permease PstA, whose translation MRKLFKTGEIYLWFTGAVLGLIILMVAGLLFIVSLNGVGVFWPSNLVEVKYSDGRVLLGEIKEEEEIPQSALPEKYRDETQKRFQMKIGNRDVYGSDFRWVSTYELNELYYPDDAICIERREFGNLYGRLAGIKDNGAFIAQGSSAITTFENLLDKSNEVFDRKYQLEKNEIGKINYDIEQQRLRIKKLKFYGQDDPATVLSIEKTIADLENKYKVLQGEVDELNVKTSSLSVVVTLAGGSQKEIELSKAIRFYQPNGMNVFQKMKYYLLKVHEFLFDDPRESNTEGGVFPAIFGTVMMVLLMTVFVVPFGVMAALYLREYAKQGLMVRLTRIAVNNLAGVPSIVFGIFGLGFFVYACGGTIDALFYPDRLPNPTWGTGGILWASLTLSLLTVPVVIVATEEALAAVPRGARDASLALGATKWQTTWRVVLPASTPGILTGVILAMARGAGEVAPLMITGVVKLAPNLPLDMSFPFFHLDRKFMHLGFHIYDVGFQSPNVEAAKPMVFMTALLLILIVLMLNLTAIIIRARLRKKYKGSAF comes from the coding sequence ATGCGTAAACTTTTCAAAACTGGAGAAATCTATTTGTGGTTCACAGGCGCCGTGCTGGGCCTGATCATCCTGATGGTTGCCGGATTGTTATTCATCGTTTCGTTGAATGGCGTCGGTGTTTTTTGGCCTTCTAATCTGGTGGAGGTTAAGTATTCCGACGGACGTGTGCTGCTTGGCGAAATTAAAGAAGAAGAAGAGATTCCTCAATCGGCGTTACCGGAAAAATACCGGGATGAAACGCAAAAGCGTTTTCAAATGAAGATCGGCAATCGTGACGTGTACGGCAGCGATTTCCGGTGGGTATCCACGTATGAACTTAATGAACTTTACTACCCTGACGACGCCATCTGTATCGAACGCAGGGAGTTTGGAAATCTATACGGCAGGCTCGCAGGCATCAAGGATAATGGAGCATTCATTGCTCAGGGCAGCTCGGCTATCACAACTTTTGAAAATTTGCTGGATAAATCGAACGAAGTGTTTGATAGAAAGTACCAACTTGAAAAAAACGAGATAGGGAAGATAAACTACGATATCGAGCAACAACGATTAAGAATTAAGAAATTGAAATTTTACGGTCAGGACGATCCCGCAACCGTACTTTCAATTGAAAAGACCATTGCGGATTTGGAGAACAAATACAAGGTTCTCCAGGGAGAAGTGGACGAACTCAATGTAAAGACATCTTCGTTATCCGTTGTGGTAACTCTGGCGGGCGGATCGCAAAAGGAAATTGAATTATCCAAAGCAATCCGGTTTTATCAGCCGAACGGGATGAACGTATTTCAAAAAATGAAATATTATTTATTAAAAGTACATGAATTTTTATTTGATGATCCCCGTGAATCAAATACGGAAGGCGGAGTTTTTCCCGCGATTTTTGGAACGGTGATGATGGTGCTTCTCATGACGGTATTTGTAGTTCCCTTCGGTGTCATGGCTGCTCTGTATCTTCGTGAATATGCTAAGCAAGGACTTATGGTCAGGCTGACCCGCATTGCCGTGAATAATCTGGCCGGAGTGCCCTCGATCGTATTCGGTATTTTTGGGCTGGGTTTTTTTGTTTACGCTTGCGGAGGAACGATCGACGCGCTGTTTTATCCTGATCGTCTTCCAAATCCAACCTGGGGCACGGGCGGTATTTTGTGGGCATCTCTCACATTATCCCTCCTTACCGTACCGGTTGTCATAGTTGCAACGGAAGAAGCGCTGGCTGCGGTTCCAAGGGGAGCGCGCGACGCATCGCTCGCATTAGGCGCTACCAAGTGGCAGACAACGTGGCGGGTCGTATTGCCGGCATCGACGCCTGGAATATTAACGGGTGTGATACTTGCGATGGCGCGCGGCGCAGGTGAAGTTGCTCCGCTGATGATTACCGGCGTTGTCAAGCTTGCGCCGAATCTACCGCTCGATATGTCGTTTCCTTTCTTTCATCTGGACCGAAAATTTATGCATTTAGGATTTCATATTTATGACGTCGGCTTTCAGTCGCCCAACGTCGAAGCGGCAAAACCGATGGTTTTTATGACGGCGCTTTTATTGATTCTTATTGTATTGATGCTCAACCTGACCGCAATCATTATTCGCGCCCGCTTAAGGAAAAAATATAAAGGTTCGGCATTTTAA
- the phoU gene encoding phosphate signaling complex protein PhoU: protein MKAQFTEQLAHLEKLIIEMGSMVETQVSSTIQALIDRNIPLAMAVMQNDHKVDELEMTIDEEVLSILALHQPVAVDLRDVIGISKINGDLERIGDHAQNIAESVKVIVENNQRITVDYIPKMSDIARSMLKDAIDSFIHKDVELAMSVCKRDDDIDDLNKYLFADILASMIKDPKVIPTSMEIIRISKNFERIADLCTNICEDVVFIRDAKSIKHSKEHQKLL, encoded by the coding sequence ATGAAAGCACAATTCACCGAACAGTTGGCTCATTTAGAAAAACTTATTATTGAAATGGGAAGCATGGTTGAGACTCAGGTATCCAGTACGATACAAGCTTTGATCGACCGGAATATCCCGCTGGCCATGGCGGTGATGCAGAACGACCACAAAGTAGATGAATTGGAAATGACTATCGATGAGGAAGTGTTGAGCATACTGGCTTTGCATCAACCGGTGGCGGTAGATCTTCGTGACGTTATAGGAATTTCCAAGATCAATGGGGATCTCGAACGTATCGGCGATCATGCGCAGAATATAGCCGAATCCGTCAAAGTCATTGTTGAAAATAATCAGCGTATCACCGTAGATTATATTCCGAAAATGTCGGATATTGCGCGCAGCATGCTCAAGGACGCCATTGATAGTTTTATTCATAAAGACGTCGAACTGGCCATGTCCGTGTGCAAACGCGACGACGATATTGATGATCTGAATAAATATTTGTTTGCTGATATCCTGGCAAGCATGATCAAAGATCCCAAGGTCATCCCTACGTCGATGGAGATCATACGCATCAGCAAAAATTTTGAGCGGATTGCAGATCTGTGCACGAATATTTGTGAAGACGTCGTATTCATTCGCGACGCGAAATCCATTAAACACTCCAAGGAACACCAAAAACTTTTATAG
- a CDS encoding phosphate ABC transporter ATP-binding protein codes for MIDKKTEIKGEANADTHLSKLEAEAQINYSGGANFVATKSRTKIVTKDVNMFYGEQQALINISLEILQNEVTALIGPSGCGKSTYLRLFNRMNDLVDGVTIKGQIWIDGKDIYHKDTDVVDLRKKVGMIFQKSNPFPKSIYENVAYGPRVNGENSTQKLDEIVERCLKKAALWDEVKDRLKISAYSLSGGQQQRLCIARALAVDPDVLLMDEPCSALDPIATQKIEDLIKELKHDYTIVIVTHNMQQAARVSDKTAFMWLGKMIEFNETKKIFTSPDQKMTEDYITGRFG; via the coding sequence ATGATCGACAAGAAAACTGAAATAAAGGGCGAAGCAAATGCCGATACGCATTTGTCGAAGCTCGAAGCGGAAGCGCAAATCAATTATTCAGGCGGTGCCAATTTCGTTGCAACAAAGTCACGAACTAAGATCGTGACCAAGGACGTAAACATGTTCTACGGCGAGCAGCAAGCTTTAATAAATATTTCACTCGAAATTCTGCAGAATGAAGTAACTGCTTTAATTGGCCCCTCCGGTTGCGGCAAGTCAACCTATTTGCGGCTGTTCAATCGCATGAACGATCTCGTGGACGGCGTGACGATCAAAGGGCAGATATGGATTGACGGGAAGGACATTTACCACAAAGACACGGACGTGGTTGACCTGAGGAAAAAAGTCGGTATGATCTTCCAAAAATCAAACCCTTTTCCAAAATCGATTTATGAGAATGTGGCTTACGGACCGCGCGTGAATGGAGAAAACTCGACGCAGAAACTGGACGAGATCGTAGAACGCTGTCTGAAGAAAGCTGCGCTGTGGGATGAGGTCAAGGATCGCCTGAAGATTTCTGCGTACAGCCTTTCCGGCGGCCAGCAGCAGCGATTATGTATTGCCCGCGCATTAGCCGTAGATCCGGATGTGTTGCTTATGGACGAACCCTGTTCCGCGCTGGATCCTATCGCGACGCAGAAAATCGAAGACCTGATCAAAGAGCTAAAACACGATTACACCATTGTCATCGTAACGCATAATATGCAGCAGGCGGCTCGCGTGTCGGATAAAACGGCATTTATGTGGCTCGGAAAAATGATCGAATTCAACGAAACCAAAAAAATATTTACCTCTCCGGATCAAAAAATGACGGAAGATTATATCACCGGAAGGTTTGGATAA